Proteins encoded in a region of the Terriglobales bacterium genome:
- a CDS encoding sigma-54 dependent transcriptional regulator: MKEQGTARGSILIVDDEASIRESLQTLLELEGFKVETASTGEEGLARMAEQPMDLVLLDFALPDRNGLEILRDIRDREPELGVIMITAYGTVENAVAAMQAGATNFIQKPWDNEKLLADVRAVVARRHAEEENVQLKRALKQRYNFENIVGKSEPMLKIFDLVAQIAPSRSTVLLQGESGTGKELIAKAIHMNSPRKDRPFVPVNTGSMPADLLESTLFGHVKGAFTSAIASKKGLFEIADRGTLFLDEIGTMSMETQAKILRVLQDRKFMHLGGVQELQVDVRIIAATNVDLRQMAREGRFREDLYYRLNVITIDLPPMRQRREDIPLLVEHFISKFAEENERPVRQIAPEALRALIEYGWPGNVRELENVVERAVVLSSGPTVTLDLLPDHIAGRGAGLSMLEHRADASLFEIVEECERRIIVDMLERCNWNQTEAAEKFKIPLSTLNQKIKRLSIEIKKRARE, encoded by the coding sequence ATGAAGGAGCAAGGCACGGCGAGGGGTTCGATTTTGATCGTTGACGACGAAGCCTCGATCCGCGAGTCGCTGCAGACACTGCTAGAGTTGGAAGGGTTCAAGGTGGAGACCGCGTCGACCGGAGAAGAAGGCTTGGCAAGAATGGCCGAGCAGCCGATGGACCTGGTGCTGCTGGACTTCGCGCTGCCCGATCGCAACGGCCTCGAGATCCTGCGCGATATCCGCGATCGCGAGCCGGAGCTGGGGGTCATCATGATCACCGCCTATGGCACCGTGGAAAACGCGGTAGCGGCGATGCAGGCGGGAGCGACCAACTTTATCCAGAAGCCATGGGACAACGAGAAGCTGCTGGCCGACGTGCGGGCGGTGGTGGCCCGGCGCCACGCCGAAGAAGAAAACGTGCAGTTGAAGCGCGCCCTCAAGCAGCGCTATAACTTCGAAAACATCGTCGGCAAGAGCGAGCCGATGCTGAAAATCTTCGACCTGGTCGCCCAGATCGCGCCCAGCCGCTCCACGGTGCTGCTGCAGGGGGAAAGCGGAACCGGAAAAGAACTGATCGCCAAGGCGATCCACATGAATTCGCCGCGCAAGGACCGCCCCTTTGTGCCGGTGAACACCGGATCGATGCCGGCGGACCTGTTGGAATCCACGCTGTTTGGCCACGTCAAAGGCGCCTTCACCAGCGCCATCGCCTCCAAGAAGGGCTTGTTCGAAATTGCCGACCGCGGCACCCTGTTCCTGGATGAGATCGGCACCATGAGCATGGAGACGCAGGCCAAGATCCTGCGGGTGTTGCAGGACCGGAAGTTCATGCACCTGGGCGGCGTACAGGAACTGCAGGTGGACGTACGCATCATCGCCGCGACCAATGTGGACCTGCGGCAAATGGCGCGGGAGGGAAGATTCCGCGAGGATTTGTACTACCGGCTGAACGTGATCACTATCGACTTGCCGCCCATGCGGCAACGGCGGGAGGACATTCCGCTGCTGGTGGAACATTTCATCAGCAAATTTGCCGAGGAGAACGAGCGGCCGGTGCGGCAGATTGCGCCGGAAGCGCTGCGCGCCCTGATCGAATATGGCTGGCCGGGCAATGTTCGCGAATTGGAAAACGTTGTCGAGCGCGCGGTGGTGTTGTCCTCGGGCCCGACGGTGACGCTGGACCTGCTGCCTGACCACATCGCTGGCCGCGGCGCCGGACTGAGCATGCTGGAGCACCGGGCGGACGCTTCCCTGTTCGAGATCGTGGAAGAATGCGAGCGGCGAATCATCGTCGACATGCTGGAGCGCTGCAACTGGAACCAGACGGAAGCGGCGGAGAAGTTCAAGATCCCGCTGTCCACACTGAACCAGAAGATCAAGCGCTTGAGCATTGAGATCAAGAAGAGGGCGAGGGAATAG
- a CDS encoding alpha/beta hydrolase, which translates to MLVHGLLAYSFSWRHTIPALARHFSVFAPDLLGTGFSDRVKDLDCSMRASAQRLIAFLDALGLREFDLVGTSHGGALSTIIAAELGRRIRRLVLVAPVNPWSRAGRKRIAVFSTAVGGMLFRHSFLRLDALNNWVLQRLFADPGKIPPGMFEAYAKPLRIAGSVDYLLGVVRCWQSDISMLEPLYAQIHAPTLLVWGDSDTAVLPGSAKHVQRAIADSKLVMMSKTGHLPYEESPEEFNRVLLEFLRGD; encoded by the coding sequence GTGCTTGTCCATGGACTGCTGGCGTACTCCTTTTCCTGGCGGCACACCATTCCTGCGCTGGCGCGCCACTTCTCCGTCTTTGCCCCAGATCTATTAGGAACCGGCTTCAGCGATCGGGTGAAAGACCTCGACTGCAGCATGCGCGCCTCCGCCCAGCGGTTGATCGCCTTCCTCGACGCACTTGGGCTGCGCGAATTCGATCTTGTCGGTACCTCTCACGGTGGCGCCCTCTCCACCATTATCGCGGCCGAACTGGGCCGGCGGATTCGCCGCCTGGTGCTGGTCGCGCCGGTCAATCCCTGGTCGCGCGCCGGTCGTAAGCGCATTGCAGTGTTTTCAACCGCGGTCGGAGGAATGTTGTTCCGCCACTCATTCCTGCGCCTCGATGCTCTGAACAACTGGGTCCTGCAGCGGCTTTTTGCCGATCCCGGAAAAATCCCGCCCGGAATGTTTGAAGCCTACGCCAAGCCGCTCCGCATCGCGGGATCAGTCGATTACCTGCTTGGCGTGGTCCGTTGCTGGCAGAGCGATATCTCCATGCTCGAACCCCTCTACGCGCAAATCCACGCGCCCACGCTGTTGGTATGGGGCGATAGCGACACCGCCGTATTGCCGGGCTCGGCCAAGCACGTGCAACGCGCCATTGCCGATTCGAAGCTGGTGATGATGTCCAAAACCGGCCACCTGCCGTATGAGGAGTCGCCCGAGGAATTCAATCGCGTGCTGCTGGAATTTCTTCGCGGCGATTAG
- a CDS encoding DUF58 domain-containing protein yields MFKSFHIEREAWVRFFVAIAGLSLAFGAAIFSTVTRQAGNVWATAVLASAALLLAGVVGLTIVPYLARRVALYRVREAFDYDVTREGLVYLAIVLMIGVAALNTGNNLLFIVVSAMLAAIIVSGVASAAILRGLELDIGFPEHVFAGEAVLARLSLRNLRRVLPSLSVSVVPAKSGRAHKRLKWERSVFVYPAKAPREKQWVHLPDLSLRVVTGRESTPEIFNGRAYFPFLPARNTVSRELELDFHRRGRYVQDGFGLSTRFPFSFLVKTRKVPLTREVVVYPPVQPTDELFEVLPMITGEFEAFLRGRGHDLYRIREYLPEDSARHVDWKSSARTGSLKVREFTREDERKLRVVFDNPSSAAVKGADYERGIALAASLAWHFAGEDTDLSFAAPGYAGAGDIYDFLRYLALVGPRPQQEASQSILDGLHLTADYNVIFTARPRGSIPTELWACSYFLFFGEQK; encoded by the coding sequence TTGTTCAAATCATTCCACATCGAGAGAGAAGCCTGGGTCCGCTTCTTTGTAGCGATCGCCGGACTGTCGTTGGCTTTCGGCGCTGCTATTTTCTCTACCGTTACCCGCCAAGCCGGAAACGTCTGGGCCACTGCGGTCCTTGCCTCCGCGGCCCTGTTGCTGGCGGGTGTGGTTGGGCTGACCATCGTGCCCTACCTGGCGCGGCGGGTCGCGCTGTACCGCGTGCGCGAGGCATTCGATTACGATGTGACCCGCGAAGGCCTGGTTTATCTGGCGATTGTGCTGATGATCGGTGTCGCCGCCCTGAATACCGGGAACAACCTGTTGTTCATTGTTGTTTCCGCGATGCTGGCCGCGATTATTGTTTCCGGCGTGGCCTCGGCGGCAATACTGCGCGGCTTGGAACTCGACATCGGCTTCCCCGAGCATGTCTTTGCTGGGGAAGCCGTGCTGGCGCGGCTGAGCCTGAGAAACCTGCGGCGCGTGTTGCCGTCGCTGTCGGTGAGCGTGGTTCCCGCCAAGTCCGGGCGGGCGCACAAACGGCTGAAGTGGGAGCGCTCAGTGTTCGTGTACCCCGCGAAGGCGCCGCGCGAAAAACAATGGGTGCACCTGCCCGATCTATCGTTGCGCGTGGTTACCGGGCGGGAGAGCACGCCCGAAATTTTCAATGGGCGCGCCTATTTTCCCTTTCTGCCGGCGCGCAACACGGTCAGCCGCGAACTCGAACTCGACTTTCACCGCCGCGGACGGTACGTGCAGGACGGTTTCGGACTCTCCACCCGTTTTCCATTTTCCTTCCTGGTCAAGACGCGCAAGGTCCCTCTGACGCGCGAGGTTGTGGTCTATCCGCCGGTGCAGCCGACCGATGAACTGTTCGAAGTCCTGCCCATGATTACGGGCGAGTTTGAGGCTTTCCTGCGCGGGCGCGGGCACGACCTCTACCGCATCCGCGAATACCTGCCGGAAGATTCGGCGCGCCATGTGGACTGGAAGTCGTCGGCACGGACGGGATCGCTGAAGGTGCGCGAATTCACTCGCGAGGACGAACGCAAGCTACGCGTTGTCTTCGATAATCCTTCCTCTGCCGCGGTGAAAGGCGCCGACTACGAGCGCGGAATCGCGCTGGCGGCTTCGCTGGCATGGCATTTCGCGGGCGAGGACACCGATCTCTCGTTTGCCGCTCCCGGTTACGCCGGCGCCGGTGATATTTACGATTTCTTGCGCTACCTCGCATTGGTTGGGCCCCGGCCGCAGCAGGAGGCTTCCCAATCAATTCTCGACGGCCTGCACCTCACCGCCGACTATAACGTCATCTTCACTGCTCGACCGCGCGGCAGCATTCCCACCGAGCTGTGGGCGTGCTCGTACTTCCTCTTCTTCGGCGAGCAGAAGTAA
- a CDS encoding DedA family protein, producing MHWIVETARYYLQHYGYWAVAIALLGENAGLPLPGETILILASIAAYRGHHLKLPWLILVAVCACTIGDNIGYWIGRRGGRPLLNRYRNFFHISEETIRTGEEFLQRRGWAAIFLARFIAGLRIVAGPLAGVLNMEWKQFLVANAAGAVVWVTVIACAGYFFGRQFAGALKETEFVVLIIVVMGGLYLLWKNRKRARARKRKPILAGKK from the coding sequence ATGCACTGGATCGTCGAAACCGCCCGCTATTATCTTCAACATTACGGCTACTGGGCGGTCGCCATTGCGCTGCTCGGGGAAAACGCGGGACTACCCCTTCCCGGCGAAACCATCCTGATTCTCGCCAGCATTGCTGCTTATCGCGGACATCACTTGAAGCTGCCGTGGCTGATACTGGTCGCGGTCTGCGCCTGCACCATCGGTGACAACATCGGCTACTGGATCGGGCGGCGCGGCGGCCGTCCTCTGCTGAATCGCTACAGGAATTTTTTTCACATCAGCGAGGAGACAATCCGCACCGGTGAAGAATTCCTGCAGCGACGCGGATGGGCTGCAATCTTCCTGGCGCGGTTTATCGCCGGCCTGCGCATTGTTGCCGGACCGCTGGCTGGCGTTCTGAACATGGAGTGGAAGCAATTCCTGGTCGCCAATGCCGCCGGCGCTGTGGTTTGGGTCACCGTAATCGCCTGCGCCGGATATTTTTTCGGCCGGCAGTTTGCTGGCGCGCTGAAGGAAACGGAATTCGTTGTCCTGATCATCGTCGTGATGGGAGGGCTTTACTTGTTGTGGAAAAATAGAAAGCGTGCTCGGGCACGCAAGCGCAAGCCGATTCTGGCTGGCAAGAAGTAG
- a CDS encoding ATP-binding protein, translated as MTRDIQVRFVAVVLALLTTAAGVFGWINFQKERQFQIPYDGVWWVEHNRHLVAERVDPEGPGARAGIKNGDELQGISDHDIHNFSELSRQMYRTGSWSKATYNLRRGGVTVNVPVVLVPFDKSLYVGLRFISLIYLGIGLYVLLRRWTAPKSTHFYLFCLVSYIFYAFHYTGKLNQFDWIVYWANVVAELLQPALFLHFVLTFPEVKDSVKRRPWLVPVCYVPGLLLLLAHILSLQLLVPSELLRFNLDRLEMLYLAAFFVVAAGVLWHSYKHASTPILRQQMKWVTRGTILAIAPFTLFYVIPYMNGTQATVLMKVSVLSLVFLPLTFGYAIFRYRLMDVDVIFKRGMAYTLAAASIAGVYFATIGLAAVLLNRHLPSSGPTGMIAVIVVTALLFDPVRKWFQEKLDRFFYRKRYDYRKTLIEFGRELSSQLDLDKMLSSIVDRIARTLLVDRMAIFLASADSPNRFTLSKSFGISDLPPNLDLSFLGEERPEMAAGHLFFDNTRAVVRETPGAQYSIAQLDMNYFIPCSVQGRTIAMMGLGKTSEGDFLSSEDVELLEALAGYVGIAIQNARLYASLEQKVSEYERLKDFNENIVESISVGVFAVDLDDRVEFWNSQMEVMYALPRWQALGKKLTEVFPAGFLEEFYRVRTNPGIHNLYKYRLNTPAGETRMTNIAIAPLVTKKFNVIGRLVLVDDITERIELESQLSQAEKMSSIGLLAAGVAHEVNTPLAVISSYAQMLSKQLQGDEQRSSLLEKITKQTFRASEIVNNLLNFSRTSGTEFGEVDLNKVIRETLNLLEHQLKTARVKVQAEMCEKLPTIQGNSGKLQQVFLNLFLNAKDAMPDGGTLEVRTANGNGVNVTVSDTGSGIAQEHIDRIYDPFFTTKNTPHDGRRGTGLGLSVTYGIIQEHAGKIRVESRMGSGTTFHLEFPLMRKAVNV; from the coding sequence ATGACAAGGGACATCCAAGTCCGGTTTGTGGCCGTGGTGTTGGCGTTGCTGACCACCGCTGCGGGCGTCTTCGGCTGGATTAATTTCCAAAAAGAAAGGCAATTCCAGATTCCCTACGACGGCGTTTGGTGGGTGGAGCACAACCGCCACCTGGTCGCCGAACGAGTGGACCCCGAAGGACCGGGTGCCCGGGCCGGAATCAAGAACGGCGACGAACTGCAAGGCATCAGCGACCACGACATTCATAATTTCTCCGAGCTGAGCCGGCAGATGTACCGGACCGGGAGCTGGTCGAAGGCTACCTACAACCTGCGGCGCGGGGGCGTCACGGTCAATGTTCCGGTCGTGCTCGTGCCTTTCGATAAGTCGTTGTACGTCGGGCTGCGCTTCATTTCACTGATCTATCTAGGCATCGGACTGTACGTCCTGCTGCGTCGCTGGACGGCGCCCAAGTCGACGCACTTCTACCTGTTCTGCCTGGTCTCCTATATCTTCTACGCTTTCCACTACACCGGGAAGCTGAACCAGTTCGACTGGATCGTGTACTGGGCCAACGTGGTGGCGGAACTTTTGCAGCCAGCCCTGTTCCTGCACTTCGTGCTCACCTTCCCGGAGGTCAAGGATTCGGTCAAGCGGCGGCCGTGGCTGGTGCCGGTCTGCTACGTGCCTGGCCTGCTGTTATTGCTGGCACACATCCTTTCGCTGCAACTGCTGGTGCCGAGCGAATTGCTGCGGTTCAACCTGGATCGGCTGGAGATGTTGTACCTGGCCGCATTCTTCGTTGTGGCGGCGGGGGTTCTGTGGCACAGCTACAAACACGCGTCGACCCCGATACTGCGCCAGCAGATGAAGTGGGTGACGCGGGGCACGATCCTGGCGATTGCGCCGTTTACGCTGTTCTACGTGATCCCCTATATGAACGGGACGCAGGCGACAGTGCTGATGAAGGTGTCGGTGCTGTCGCTGGTTTTCCTGCCGCTGACGTTCGGATATGCCATCTTCCGATACCGGCTGATGGACGTGGACGTGATCTTCAAGCGCGGCATGGCCTACACGCTGGCGGCGGCGTCGATCGCCGGGGTGTACTTCGCGACGATTGGGCTGGCGGCGGTGCTGCTGAACCGGCACCTGCCCAGCAGCGGGCCGACCGGCATGATCGCGGTAATCGTGGTCACTGCGCTGCTGTTCGACCCGGTAAGGAAGTGGTTCCAGGAGAAATTGGACCGCTTCTTCTACCGCAAGAGATATGACTACCGGAAAACGCTGATCGAGTTCGGACGCGAGTTGAGTTCGCAGCTCGACCTGGACAAGATGCTGAGTTCGATCGTGGACCGCATCGCGCGCACGTTGCTGGTGGACCGGATGGCGATCTTTTTGGCGTCAGCGGATTCGCCGAACCGCTTTACCCTCTCCAAGTCGTTCGGAATATCCGATCTTCCGCCCAACCTCGACCTCAGCTTCCTGGGAGAAGAGCGGCCGGAGATGGCGGCCGGGCACCTGTTCTTCGACAACACGCGCGCGGTGGTGCGGGAGACCCCGGGTGCGCAGTACTCGATTGCGCAGCTCGACATGAACTATTTCATTCCTTGCTCGGTGCAGGGACGCACCATCGCGATGATGGGCCTGGGCAAGACCAGCGAAGGGGATTTCCTATCCAGCGAAGATGTCGAACTGCTGGAAGCGCTGGCAGGATACGTCGGCATCGCCATCCAGAACGCACGCCTGTACGCCTCGCTGGAGCAGAAGGTCAGCGAGTACGAGCGGCTCAAGGATTTCAACGAGAACATCGTGGAATCCATCAGCGTCGGGGTATTTGCGGTGGACTTGGATGACCGCGTCGAGTTCTGGAACTCGCAGATGGAAGTGATGTATGCGCTGCCGCGCTGGCAGGCGCTGGGAAAGAAGCTGACCGAGGTCTTCCCTGCCGGGTTCCTGGAAGAGTTCTACCGGGTGCGCACCAACCCGGGCATCCACAATCTGTACAAGTATCGGCTGAATACGCCGGCGGGCGAGACGCGGATGACCAACATCGCCATCGCTCCGCTGGTGACCAAGAAATTCAACGTGATCGGGCGGCTGGTGCTGGTGGACGACATCACGGAACGGATCGAGCTGGAGTCGCAACTGAGCCAGGCGGAAAAGATGTCGTCGATTGGGCTGCTGGCGGCGGGCGTGGCGCACGAGGTCAACACCCCGCTGGCGGTGATTTCCTCCTACGCGCAGATGCTCTCCAAACAATTGCAGGGCGACGAGCAGCGCTCGTCACTGTTGGAGAAGATTACCAAGCAGACCTTCCGGGCCTCGGAAATTGTGAACAACCTGCTGAACTTTTCGCGCACCAGCGGCACCGAGTTTGGCGAGGTGGACCTGAACAAGGTGATTCGCGAAACCCTCAACCTGCTGGAGCACCAGCTCAAAACGGCGCGGGTGAAGGTACAGGCGGAAATGTGCGAGAAGCTGCCGACCATCCAGGGCAACTCCGGCAAGCTGCAACAGGTTTTCCTGAACCTGTTCCTGAATGCCAAGGACGCGATGCCGGATGGAGGCACACTGGAGGTGCGCACGGCGAACGGCAACGGCGTGAACGTCACCGTGTCGGATACCGGGTCGGGCATCGCACAGGAGCACATCGACCGCATTTACGATCCATTTTTCACCACCAAGAACACGCCGCACGACGGGCGGCGGGGCACCGGCCTGGGATTATCGGTGACCTACGGAATCATCCAGGAGCACGCCGGAAAAATCCGCGTCGAGAGCCGGATGGGGAGCGGGACAACGTTCCATTTGGAGTTTCCACTGATGAGGAAAGCAGTCAATGTGTGA